In Primulina huaijiensis isolate GDHJ02 chromosome 4, ASM1229523v2, whole genome shotgun sequence, a genomic segment contains:
- the LOC140975285 gene encoding OVARIAN TUMOR DOMAIN-containing deubiquitinating enzyme 11-like, whose product MSEFYGNASASSGSSWNSSSNDTVDDHAIATILAEEERLKHDGNLGKRLSHLGSIPHIPRVIGGIPDANDATLDHERLSKRLVAYSLAELQIEGDGNCQFRAIADQLLKNPEYHKYVRKEVVKQLKLHRNLYESYVPMKYRRYVQKMKRSTEWGDHVTLQAAADRFEVRICLVTSFRDTCFIEILPKEKNPLRDLWLSFWSEVHYNSLYQAGEVPPRVHRKKHWLF is encoded by the exons ATGAGTGAGTTCTATGGAAACGCAAGTGCTAGCTCAGGTTCAAGTTGGAATAGCAGCTCAAATGATACTGTGGATGATCATGCCATTGCTACCATCTTAGCTGAAGAAGAAAGATTGAAACATGATGGCAATCTTGGCAAAAGGCTTTCTCATCTTGGCTCGATCCCG CACATTCCTCGGGTCATTGGGGGTATTCCTGATGCAAATGATGCAACTTTAGATCACGAGAGGCTATCAAAGAG GCTGGTGGCATATAGCTTAGCTGAACTTCAAATTGAAGGAGATGGAAACTGCCAG TTTCGAGCTATAGCTGATCAACTGCTTAAGAATCCAGAGTACCACAAATATGTGAGAAAGGAAGTTGTCAAACAG CTAAAACTCCacagaaatttatatgaaagttATGTACCCATGAAGTACAGAAGATATGTGCAAAAGATGAAAAG ATCGACTGAATGGGGAGACCACGTTACTCTTCAAGCTGCTGCAGATCGA TTTGAAGTAAGAATCTGTTTGGTGACCTCTTTCCGGGACACCTGCTTCATCGAAATCCTTCCAAAGGAAAAAAATCCATTGAGAG ACTTGTGGCTGAGCTTTTGGAGTGAAGTTCACTATAATTCATTGTATCAAGCTGGAG AAGTTCCTCCAAGAGTACACAGAAAGAAGCATTGgcttttttga